From the Saccharobesus litoralis genome, one window contains:
- a CDS encoding CRTAC1 family protein has product MFSKKLLSSFIIGTSLTTTLLTACVSNNNPTTTEAKHQAHTSQLLLNKPFVLSNNTQYTTPYTTNTSTLKRISITASISKNYANLSILSQGQVLADNLDLPKQGKQTINVLIDLKNTGSHELVFVGRSADITLHNIEIEDVSDIALPSFIDNSQQADFETEVTFKYGGPSIGDIDNDGDLDFVLNNHNHVPTQLVTNHGNGKVSVKRLFSGKPDLHGSALGDYDNDGDLDIVVAHGGANGTNPSSYTLFRNDNMEFKRVTGEVGIKTPARGRAPRWSDLDNDGDLDLIFFNAKTPLNKGPQTLFLKNKGDGTFEEVRVAGIEKPDASKALMVDFDRDGFDDVLMYYPDAVTLWKNNGDFTFSNVSEQWLPANVLKLKNINATTDLDVNNDGLVDLYFANGRSHYSISRKSLDFSPNLKKLDVNDDGEKGRTLIDFTADGNIQLSNAKFVFRQYREGFPLYLGKNKSKTYIQPHDYHKNDNRYPKPMEAAPHDLELKPEQALGWPEERSENGIYIGYLGNKQWKAEWVRNKTIYWAIEFSMTGLNSVDYDWPANNRNVQDVLLINKGSHFEDASQAFNIPKGGNHWGVTRADFNNDGWQDLFIHRYGFLKERVADLLMLNNKGKGFEITTAHGAFDAKDTGHGDMGQAFDFNQDGLIDMLNGSEDRGKWYLYLNKSPAVGNYIQFQVGYSPKANVDPLSAEVVITTTDGQTYFQTVGSTGEAHSQSVINTVHFGLGKQTKIKSAKITWRNGETQTFGQLKGNTIVKSQ; this is encoded by the coding sequence ATGTTTAGCAAAAAGCTGCTTTCTTCTTTCATCATAGGTACAAGCCTAACCACTACATTGCTTACCGCTTGTGTCAGTAATAACAACCCAACAACAACTGAGGCTAAACATCAAGCGCACACAAGTCAGTTGTTACTCAATAAGCCCTTTGTGCTAAGCAATAATACACAGTACACAACGCCTTACACTACCAATACCAGTACACTGAAGCGGATTAGTATCACCGCATCCATTAGCAAAAACTACGCTAACTTATCCATACTGTCCCAAGGCCAAGTACTAGCTGACAACCTCGATTTACCAAAGCAAGGTAAGCAAACAATAAATGTATTGATTGACTTGAAAAACACGGGTTCTCACGAGTTAGTTTTTGTCGGCCGCAGTGCCGACATTACCCTGCATAACATTGAAATAGAAGATGTTAGCGACATAGCCCTACCAAGCTTTATTGATAATTCACAACAAGCCGATTTCGAAACCGAAGTGACTTTTAAATACGGCGGCCCTTCAATTGGTGACATAGATAACGATGGTGATCTGGATTTTGTATTAAACAATCATAATCATGTACCCACGCAACTTGTTACCAACCATGGGAATGGTAAGGTCAGTGTTAAACGTTTATTTAGCGGCAAGCCCGACTTACATGGCTCTGCGCTAGGTGATTATGACAATGACGGCGATTTGGATATTGTGGTTGCCCATGGTGGTGCCAACGGTACTAACCCGAGTTCATACACCTTGTTTCGTAATGACAATATGGAATTTAAACGCGTAACAGGTGAAGTCGGCATTAAAACACCGGCTCGTGGTCGTGCTCCACGCTGGAGTGATTTAGATAACGATGGCGATCTTGATTTAATCTTTTTCAATGCCAAAACCCCATTAAACAAAGGCCCACAAACCTTGTTTTTGAAAAACAAAGGCGACGGCACCTTTGAAGAAGTTCGCGTAGCTGGCATAGAAAAACCCGACGCATCAAAAGCCCTAATGGTCGACTTTGATCGCGACGGCTTTGACGATGTTTTAATGTATTACCCTGATGCCGTCACTTTGTGGAAAAACAACGGCGACTTTACGTTTAGCAATGTGAGTGAGCAATGGTTACCCGCCAATGTACTTAAGCTAAAAAACATTAACGCCACCACAGATTTAGATGTTAATAACGATGGTTTGGTGGATCTTTACTTCGCCAATGGCCGCTCTCATTACAGTATTTCACGCAAATCACTCGATTTTTCACCTAACCTGAAAAAGCTAGATGTTAATGACGACGGTGAAAAAGGCCGCACTCTAATCGACTTTACTGCCGACGGTAATATTCAATTATCTAATGCCAAGTTTGTTTTCCGCCAATACCGCGAAGGCTTCCCGTTATACTTGGGTAAAAACAAAAGCAAAACTTACATCCAGCCACATGATTATCATAAAAACGATAATCGCTACCCTAAACCTATGGAAGCAGCCCCGCATGATCTTGAGTTAAAACCAGAACAAGCGCTAGGCTGGCCAGAAGAGCGCAGCGAAAACGGTATTTATATTGGTTACCTCGGCAATAAACAATGGAAAGCCGAATGGGTACGCAACAAAACCATTTACTGGGCAATTGAATTCTCAATGACAGGCTTAAACAGTGTTGATTACGACTGGCCTGCCAACAACCGTAATGTGCAAGATGTGTTGTTAATCAATAAAGGCAGCCATTTCGAAGATGCAAGCCAAGCCTTTAATATTCCTAAAGGCGGTAACCATTGGGGCGTAACTCGTGCAGATTTCAATAACGATGGTTGGCAAGACTTGTTTATTCATCGCTACGGCTTTTTAAAAGAACGCGTCGCCGATTTACTGATGCTGAATAACAAAGGTAAAGGCTTTGAGATCACCACCGCGCATGGCGCATTTGATGCCAAAGACACAGGCCACGGCGACATGGGGCAAGCCTTTGACTTTAACCAAGATGGCTTAATTGACATGCTAAACGGCAGCGAAGATCGCGGTAAATGGTACTTATACCTTAATAAGTCGCCAGCGGTGGGTAACTATATTCAATTTCAAGTCGGCTATAGTCCAAAAGCCAATGTCGACCCACTTTCTGCCGAAGTTGTTATCACCACGACCGACGGGCAAACGTACTTTCAAACCGTTGGTTCAACCGGTGAAGCTCATTCGCAAAGTGTCATTAATACAGTGCACTTTGGCTTAGGTAAACAAACTAAAATAAAGTCTGCGAAAATTACTTGGCGCAATGGCGAAACCCAAACGTTTGGCCAACTTAAAGGCAATACTATAGTTAAAAGTCAGTAA
- a CDS encoding sulfatase-like hydrolase/transferase gives MKPIQIKTPWLGKLACAAVLSNALVGCENTKTNNDLAQPASSKPNVILIYADDISARELAIYQSSQWSGKQGKSVSDPSKLADIPVISRIANQGAFVETAWAATICSPSRAMMMTGQYASIHKWWHNKDYGKIKDPLNGRQRISRLYETSPLQIGHIAQQAGYKTIWSGKTQMKHNTDHSVYGFDEGVFTPGVNYPTIAPHTTFGIMQRKQKVNGKPVLYNADTNKDLPFKSYVQQAWYWKPNVQLMNHPDAKTKSEYWPNTPNPLLILGSIHTDQTLS, from the coding sequence ATGAAACCGATCCAGATAAAAACGCCTTGGCTAGGTAAATTAGCCTGTGCAGCAGTACTTAGTAACGCCTTAGTCGGCTGCGAAAATACCAAAACCAATAACGATCTTGCCCAACCAGCGTCATCAAAACCCAATGTTATTTTAATTTATGCGGATGATATTAGTGCCCGTGAATTAGCCATTTATCAATCGAGCCAATGGTCAGGAAAACAAGGTAAAAGCGTCTCCGACCCAAGTAAATTAGCCGATATTCCTGTTATTAGCCGTATCGCTAATCAAGGGGCTTTTGTTGAAACTGCTTGGGCAGCTACGATATGTTCACCTAGTCGCGCCATGATGATGACAGGTCAATACGCTTCCATTCATAAATGGTGGCACAATAAAGACTATGGCAAAATTAAAGATCCGCTAAATGGTCGCCAACGTATTTCGCGCCTTTATGAAACCTCGCCATTGCAAATAGGTCATATTGCGCAACAAGCCGGCTATAAAACCATTTGGTCGGGCAAAACCCAAATGAAACACAATACGGATCATAGTGTTTATGGGTTTGATGAAGGCGTATTTACCCCTGGAGTTAACTACCCAACTATTGCGCCGCATACCACGTTTGGCATTATGCAACGTAAGCAAAAAGTTAATGGCAAACCTGTGTTATATAACGCTGACACCAATAAAGATTTGCCGTTCAAAAGCTATGTGCAACAAGCTTGGTACTGGAAACCTAATGTACAGTTAATGAACCACCCAGATGCCAAAACCAAATCAGAGTATTGGCCAAACACTCCGAATCCATTGCTAATTTTGGGGTCAATTCATACGGACCAGACATTGAGTTAG